A genomic segment from Microbacterium sp. SORGH_AS_0428 encodes:
- a CDS encoding OmpA family protein, translating into MSSTVPRILALVATVGVLVTGCAGGPRPAVPVAVSTPGSSSAPTVPAVAGYAPGEVPPVPLFTMPDLSLLDSSLGGFAVQVDREIAPRPGLEVRPAACGDVTERATAQGSVLLYGDGSGTFTGPDGTVHNYGDGSGSFTVNGVTANVYGDGSGSYIADGIEIHNYGDGSGSVTTTDGATWVYGDGSASRTGNGVEHWNYGDGSAMYRDADVEIHNYGDGSGSYVAAGLDIRNHGDGTGTVNGEPVEVDALPAVAPVGVFPPLGTLAPLSSCGTTITLSDGVLFDFDRSEIRADAAGVLDELAAAMTELDVPSAEIGGHTDAIGSDGYNQELSERRAASVLAALKDRGVTASLSAVGYGESAPVAANEIDGVDNPAGRQLNRRVEIFIPAF; encoded by the coding sequence ATGAGCAGCACCGTCCCCCGCATCCTGGCCCTCGTCGCGACCGTGGGCGTCCTGGTTACCGGCTGCGCCGGCGGGCCGCGTCCGGCCGTCCCCGTCGCTGTGAGCACGCCCGGCTCCTCCTCCGCCCCGACCGTCCCGGCTGTGGCCGGCTATGCGCCCGGCGAGGTGCCCCCGGTTCCCCTGTTCACGATGCCCGACCTGTCGCTGCTCGACAGCTCGCTCGGGGGATTCGCCGTTCAGGTGGACCGCGAGATCGCGCCGCGGCCCGGCCTCGAGGTGCGCCCCGCCGCGTGCGGCGACGTGACCGAGCGGGCGACCGCCCAGGGCTCCGTGCTGCTGTACGGCGACGGGTCGGGAACCTTCACCGGACCCGACGGTACGGTGCACAACTACGGCGACGGTTCGGGCAGCTTCACCGTCAACGGCGTGACGGCGAACGTCTACGGCGACGGTTCGGGCTCCTACATCGCCGACGGGATCGAGATCCACAACTACGGCGACGGCTCCGGCTCGGTGACGACGACCGACGGCGCGACGTGGGTCTACGGCGATGGCTCCGCTTCGCGCACCGGCAACGGCGTCGAGCACTGGAACTACGGCGACGGATCCGCGATGTACCGCGATGCCGACGTCGAGATCCACAACTACGGCGATGGGTCGGGTTCCTACGTCGCGGCCGGCCTGGACATCCGCAACCACGGCGACGGCACGGGCACGGTCAACGGCGAGCCGGTCGAGGTCGACGCGCTCCCCGCCGTCGCGCCGGTCGGGGTCTTCCCGCCCCTCGGCACGCTCGCGCCCCTCTCGTCCTGCGGCACGACCATCACGCTCAGCGATGGCGTGCTCTTCGACTTCGACCGTTCCGAGATCCGAGCGGATGCGGCCGGCGTGCTCGATGAGCTGGCGGCCGCGATGACGGAACTCGACGTGCCGTCCGCCGAGATCGGCGGGCACACCGACGCGATCGGTTCCGACGGGTACAACCAGGAGCTGTCCGAGCGTCGCGCCGCATCCGTGCTCGCAGCCCTCAAGGATCGCGGTGTCACGGCGTCGCTCAGCGCGGTCGGTTACGGCGAGAGCGCGCCCGTCGCCGCGAACGAGATCGACGGCGTCGACAATCCCGCCGGACGCCAGCTCAACCGCCGCGTCGAGATCTTCATCCCGGCCTTCTGA
- a CDS encoding DUF3060 domain-containing protein yields the protein MKKTLPIPLVALAVLLTGCSVAYEAPGAPAVDPAPSSTPAPAASASKEQEPNVSVPSAAASDDLRARYADVAQQTSCASGEVVVSQAGATVSITGECALVTVAASGAVVLADRIGTLEITGAANQVQAASVDLARLGGSGNDVRWENGTADVTDTGVANTARATTGG from the coding sequence ATGAAGAAGACGCTCCCGATCCCGCTCGTCGCCCTCGCCGTGCTCCTGACCGGCTGCTCCGTCGCCTATGAGGCGCCCGGCGCTCCCGCGGTCGATCCCGCTCCGTCGTCGACACCGGCGCCGGCCGCATCCGCTTCGAAGGAGCAGGAGCCGAACGTCTCGGTGCCTTCCGCTGCCGCATCCGACGATCTGCGCGCCCGCTACGCCGACGTGGCACAGCAGACCTCCTGCGCCTCGGGAGAGGTCGTCGTCTCGCAGGCGGGCGCGACCGTGTCGATCACGGGGGAGTGCGCCCTCGTGACCGTCGCCGCGAGCGGCGCCGTCGTGCTGGCCGACCGCATCGGCACGCTCGAGATCACCGGGGCGGCCAACCAGGTGCAGGCCGCATCCGTCGACCTCGCCCGATTGGGCGGTAGTGGCAACGACGTGCGGTGGGAGAACGGCACCGCAGACGTGACCGATACCGGCGTCGCCAACACGGCGCGCGCCACGACCGGAGGATGA
- a CDS encoding response regulator transcription factor, with amino-acid sequence MSDQARTRVLLVDDEEAITSTLAPFLERSGFDVRVEADGESALAAHAAFAPHIVVSDVLMPRMDGRELVRSLRRADAWTPVIMLTKVDASFERTAALEEGADDYLGKPFDPPELVARIRAVLRRTAGGGKPLTASSQLVSDGLRLDRVARRAQREGAAIELTPKALTLLEYLMSHPDEVHTREHLLETLWGFEFAVTTRAVDHRIAELRRALGDDAQQPRWIETLPGAGYRFCAPVSAS; translated from the coding sequence ATGAGCGACCAGGCGCGCACCCGCGTGCTGCTCGTGGACGACGAGGAGGCCATCACCTCCACGCTCGCCCCCTTCCTCGAACGCAGCGGATTCGACGTACGGGTGGAGGCCGACGGTGAGAGCGCCCTCGCCGCGCACGCCGCCTTCGCGCCGCACATCGTCGTCTCCGACGTGCTCATGCCCCGCATGGACGGCCGCGAACTCGTGCGGAGCCTTCGCCGCGCGGATGCGTGGACCCCGGTCATCATGCTGACGAAAGTGGACGCATCGTTCGAGCGCACCGCGGCGCTGGAGGAGGGCGCCGACGACTATCTCGGCAAGCCCTTCGACCCGCCGGAGCTCGTCGCCCGCATCCGCGCCGTGCTGCGCCGCACCGCCGGCGGCGGGAAACCGCTGACCGCCTCCTCGCAGCTCGTGAGCGACGGGCTGCGCCTTGATCGTGTCGCACGCCGGGCGCAGCGGGAGGGTGCGGCGATCGAGCTGACGCCGAAGGCGCTCACGCTGCTCGAGTACCTCATGTCGCACCCGGACGAGGTGCACACGAGGGAGCATCTGCTCGAGACCCTGTGGGGGTTCGAGTTCGCCGTCACCACCCGCGCCGTCGACCACCGCATCGCGGAGCTGCGACGCGCGCTGGGCGACGACGCGCAGCAGCCGCGCTGGATCGAGACGCTGCCCGGTGCGGGCTACCGTTTCTGTGCCCCGGTGAGCGCCTCATGA
- a CDS encoding DUF4190 domain-containing protein: protein MSQPPQQYVYVTRPTDGLAITSFVLALLGFNLLAVIFGHVALSRIRRSNAAGAGFAVAGLVIGYLTLAAIAVLILAAFGIGIWAVNAS from the coding sequence ATGTCCCAGCCCCCGCAGCAGTACGTCTACGTCACCCGGCCCACCGACGGGCTCGCCATCACGTCCTTCGTGCTGGCGCTGCTCGGCTTCAATCTGCTCGCGGTGATCTTCGGGCACGTCGCGCTCTCCCGCATCCGGCGCAGCAACGCGGCAGGAGCGGGCTTCGCGGTCGCGGGCCTGGTGATCGGCTACCTCACGCTCGCCGCCATCGCCGTCCTGATCCTCGCGGCGTTCGGTATCGGCATCTGGGCGGTGAATGCCTCATGA
- a CDS encoding HAMP domain-containing sensor histidine kinase produces the protein MRALRPALVIAPLAVAVLIAVVLALAGGNGSLVLRMPLATVLVVAGALVSIMLVLLLIVRPARARRRDAALAAARGEGAVAERDAHRRFLRRLDHELKNPVTAIRSALAAGEQTPPENLAIASAQAARLSGVVTQLRALSSLETRPIEASRVDLSVIVEEEAAALRDELAARGADRRVETVLPTVPWPLPPVTGDPDLLAVAVRNLLLNAAKYSGDGARIEVRGTEETDAVVIEVADTGWGIRAEDLPFVWDELWRAQDARGVEGTGLGLSLVRVVVLRHNGEVSLRSQLGRGTSVRLTLPRAPR, from the coding sequence ATGAGGGCATTGCGACCGGCACTGGTCATCGCTCCGCTCGCCGTCGCCGTGCTCATCGCCGTCGTGCTCGCACTCGCGGGCGGCAACGGCTCCCTCGTGCTGCGGATGCCGCTTGCCACCGTGCTCGTCGTGGCGGGGGCGCTCGTGTCGATCATGCTCGTCCTGCTTCTGATCGTCCGCCCGGCGCGCGCACGCCGACGCGACGCTGCGCTCGCAGCGGCGCGCGGCGAGGGCGCCGTCGCAGAACGCGACGCGCACCGGCGGTTCCTGCGGCGCCTCGATCACGAACTCAAGAACCCGGTGACCGCCATCCGGTCGGCTCTCGCCGCGGGCGAGCAGACGCCGCCGGAGAACCTGGCGATCGCTTCGGCGCAGGCGGCGCGGCTGAGCGGCGTCGTCACTCAACTCCGGGCCCTGTCTTCGCTGGAGACACGGCCGATCGAGGCGTCGCGGGTGGATCTGAGCGTCATCGTCGAAGAGGAGGCTGCGGCGCTTCGCGACGAACTGGCCGCCCGTGGCGCTGATCGCCGCGTGGAGACCGTGCTGCCGACCGTCCCGTGGCCCCTGCCGCCGGTGACGGGAGACCCGGACCTGCTGGCTGTCGCCGTGCGCAACCTGCTGCTGAACGCCGCGAAGTACTCGGGCGACGGTGCGCGCATCGAGGTGCGCGGCACGGAGGAGACGGATGCAGTCGTCATCGAAGTCGCCGACACCGGGTGGGGCATCCGCGCCGAGGACCTGCCGTTCGTCTGGGACGAGCTGTGGCGGGCCCAGGACGCGCGCGGTGTGGAGGGTACGGGACTCGGTCTCTCCCTCGTGCGCGTCGTGGTGCTCCGCCACAACGGCGAGGTGTCGCTGCGCTCGCAGCTCGGACGCGGGACGAGCGTGCGCCTGACGCTGCCGCGCGCGCCCCGCTGA